Proteins encoded by one window of Mercenaria mercenaria strain notata chromosome 4, MADL_Memer_1, whole genome shotgun sequence:
- the LOC123552636 gene encoding class E basic helix-loop-helix protein 23-like, giving the protein MSLSYNIDKLLEKSAGEDDTVENTDTESFNQSFSENDENSDDDKSISPPYIRKYDRRHKSRVPEDVRLRVNCRERQRMHDLNSALDSLRQTLPYSHGPSVKKISKMATLILARNYIVMLNKSLDEMRKLVTDISMKQTSPTNIPVAPVPSAISPERISPASVSVSALTPFSAGLTASHPVLSNDIPKQLPTFAQLNSLYAPYKVSAVQQTTSAHGHVSPLCPCNFCQVSLASLPKPDWKKSC; this is encoded by the coding sequence ATGTCGCTATCTTACAACATTGACAAATTGCTTGAGAAGAGTGCCGGCGAAGACGACACAGTTGAAAATACTGACACTGAATCCTTCAATCAGAGTTTTTCCGAAAATGACGAAAACTCTGACGACGACAAATCGATCAGTCCACCGTATATACGGAAATACGACAGACGTCATAAATCACGTGTTCCGGAGGACGTTCGTCTGCGCGTCAATTGTAGAGAACGTCAAAGAATGCATGATTTGAATTCAGCTTTGGACAGTTTAAGACAGACTTTGCCATATTCGCATGGACCTTCtgtaaagaaaatatcaaaaatggCAACATTAATTCTTGCAAGGAATTACATAGTGATGTTGAACAAATCTCTTGATGAAATGAGAAAACTAGTAACAGATATATCAATGAAACAAACATCACCGACGAACATCCCCGTAGCACCGGTTCCAAGTGCCATTTCTCCGGAAAGAATATCTCCTgcatcagtttcagtttcagcgCTTACACCATTCAGTGCCGGTTTAACGGCATCACATCCGGTGTTGAGTAATGACATTCCAAAACAGCTTCCGACCTTTGCCCAACTGAATTCGTTATACGCACCGTACAAAGTTTCGGCAGTTCAGCAGACGACAAGCGCACATGGACATGTATCTCCGCTCTGTCCGTGTAACTTTTGTCAAGTGTCACTCGCCTCCTTACCGAAACCAGACTGGAAAAAATCCTGCTAA